One Salarias fasciatus chromosome 9, fSalaFa1.1, whole genome shotgun sequence DNA segment encodes these proteins:
- the LOC115394610 gene encoding LOW QUALITY PROTEIN: neutral cholesterol ester hydrolase 1-like (The sequence of the model RefSeq protein was modified relative to this genomic sequence to represent the inferred CDS: inserted 1 base in 1 codon) produces the protein MRLRLAGVVLLAAAAYYIYLPLPSGVCEPWKLMLLDAVFRPTLLAGDIAHELGLCHRIHLLNRLVCLVEDVDARSSATLQVTDTLLGGIQXRVFQPKGGKKLKRAVLYYHGGGWALGSMRMTSYDYICRTLAEELDAVVMSVDYRLVPEAVFPDQYEDAMAAARAFLSEEVCQRYGIDPERTCVSGDSAGGNLAAAVSQGLALDDAQKVKFKIQALIYPVLQTLDFHTSSYQQNQAVPILHRHIMIRFWLQYLGGDSSLEPVLLANNHSALDEPAVTAAMRSRVSWTALLPPTGRGRRFEPLVQKTGTPGVVGRLPALTDVRAAPLLAESEVLSRTPKAYVMTCEFDVLRDDGLMYARRLRDAGIDVTNEHLVDGFHGCMVYSQLPMLSGVGQRSLASYARWLDQNL, from the exons ATGAGGCTCCGACTGGCCGGGGTCGTGCTGCTGGCGGCGGCCGCCTACTACATCTACCTGCCGCTGCCGAGCGGCGTGTGCGAGCCGTggaagctgatgctgctggacGCGGTGTTCCGACCCACCTTGCTGGCG GGTGACATTGCTCACGAGCTGGGCCTGTGCCACCGGATCCACCTGCTGAACCGGCTGGTGTGCCTGGTCGAAGACGTCGACGCTCGATCCTCCGCCACCTTGCAAGTGACCGACACCCTGCTGGGCGGCATCC CCCGGGTCTTTCAGCCGAAGGGGGGGAAGAAGCTGAAGAGAGCGGTCCTGTATTACCACGGGGGAGGATGGGCTCTCGGCAGCATGC GGATGACCTCTTACGACTACATCTGCCGGACGCTGGCTGAGGAGCTGGATGCTGTCGTCATGTCTGTCGA TTACCGCCTGGTTCCAGAGGCGGTGTTCCCAGATCAGTACGAGGATGCGATGGCGGCGGCGCGGGCCTTCCTGTCCGAGGAGGTGTGCCAACGCTACGGCATCGACCCCGAGAGGACGTGTGTGTCCGGAGACAGCGCCGGGGGAAATCTGGCTGCTGCCGTGTCTCAgggg CTCGCCTTAGACGACGCCCAGAAGGTGAAGTTTAAGATCCAGGCCCTGATCTACCCGGTGCTGCAGACTCTGGACTTCCACACGTCGTCctaccagcagaaccaggccgtGCCCATCCTCCACCGCCACATCATGATCCGCTTCTGGCTGCAGTACCTGGGCGGAGACTCGTCCCTGGAGCCCGTGCTGCTCGCCAACAACCACAGCGCCCTGGACGAGCCGGCCGTCACCGCCGCCATGCGCTCCAGGGTCAGCTGGACCGCCCTGCTGCCGCCCACCGGGCGGGGCAGGCGCTTCGAGCCGCTGGTCCAGAAAACGGGCACCCCGGGCGTGGTGGGCAGGTTGCCCGCGCTCACGGACGTGAGGGCGGCGCCGCTGCTGGCCGAGTCGGAggtcctgagcaggaccccCAAGGCGTACGTGATGACCTGCGAGTTCGACGTGCTGCGGGACGACGGGCTGATGTACGCCAGGCGCCTGCGGGACGCCGGCATCGACGTGACCAACGAGCACCTGGTGGACGGCTTCCACGGCTGCATGGTGTACTCCCAGCTGCCCATGCTGTCCGGCGTCGGCCAGAGGAGCCTGGCCAGCTACGCTCGCTGGCTGGACCAGAACCTGTAG
- the LOC115394711 gene encoding tumor necrosis factor ligand superfamily member 10-like produces the protein MESETQVWRNSNTGKLLFFIPVPPPPPPPPPPPPAGDGEGRRSEGVRSLPLFSLWKSGAGTGRRWSGTGRRSVAMTDSGPKLGVLLLLAVLLQTLVVTITVLHFTTALNSMKETFARSSVSCLTGADLQSITAVRGDPCWQVTQQLHLLIEKSLSQRYQRQISSAVRDEVSRVLPSLVMEDRASPRPKVAAHVTGSFVPKVERVEGAPASPGRRVQGQKISWWEGQKGLAFLQDVQLVDGELVVPRPGLYYVYAQTYFRHSHSLEEEDEEEEEEEEQGERGRPLLQYVYKKVGSYPVPILLMKTSRTSCWSRGSQFSLHSAHQGGLFPLSAGDRLFVTVTNASAVDMDEKSSFFGAFLIS, from the exons atGGAATCAGAAACTCAGGTGTG GAGAAACTCAAACACTGGAAAGCTCTTGTTCTTCATACCggtcccgcctcctcctcctcctcctcctcctcctcctcctgctggggaCGGGGAGGGTAGAAGAAGTGAAGGAGTCCGCTCTCTGCCATTGTTCTCGCTCTGGAAGTCTGGGGCCGGGACGGGACGGCGCTGGTCGGGTACCGGGCGGCGGTCTGTCGCTATGACGGACTCCGGTCCGAAGCTgggggtgctgctgctgctggcggtgctgctgcagactctGGTGGTCACCATCACGGTGCTGCACTTCACCACAGCTCTCAACTcg ATGAAGGAGACGTTTGCCAGGAGCAGCGTTTCGTGTCTGACGGGCGCCGACCTGCAGAGCATCACGGCAGTGAGAGGAGATCCGTGCTGGCAGGtcacccagcagctccacctgctcaTCGAGAAG TCTTTGTCTCAGCGCTACCAGAGGCAGATTTCATCAGCAGTGAGAG ATGAGGTTTCTCGGGTGCTGCCCTCACTTGTGATGGAGGACAGGGCTTCGCCTCGCCCCAAAGTGGCGGCTCACGTCACCGGCAGCTTCGTGCCCAAAGTGGAGCGAGTGGAGGGAG CCCCGGCCTCGCCGGGGCGCCGGGTCCAGGGCCAGAAGATCTCGTGGTGGGAGGGGCAGAAGGGGCTGGCCTTCCTGCAGGACGTCCAGCTGGTGGACGGCGAGCTGGTGGTGCCGCGGCCCGGACTCTACTACGTCTACGCCCAGACCTACTTCAGACATAGCcactctctggaggaggaggatgaggaggaggaagaggaggaagagcagggcGAGCGGGGCAGACCGCTGCTGCAGTACGTTTATAAAAAG GTGGGCTCCTACCCGGTTCCCATCCTGCTGATGAAGACCAGCCGGACCTCCTGCTGGTCCCGCGGCTCCCAGTTCTCGCTGCACTCCGCCCACCAGGGGGGGCTCTTCCCGCTCAGCGCCGGCGACCGCCTCTTCGTCACCGTCACCAACGCCTCGGCCGTGGACATGGACGAGAAGAGCAGCTTCTTCGGGGCGTTCCTCATCAGCTAG